Proteins encoded together in one Chelonoidis abingdonii isolate Lonesome George chromosome 1, CheloAbing_2.0, whole genome shotgun sequence window:
- the HJURP gene encoding Holliday junction recognition protein isoform X2 translates to MESLTYDTPIGPQLWGDMSEKSINEWKEKLHKKATLCQKTTETRKQWISDFEDEDLKVHQEPARKSFIDSYEEIQVADTDTEREADLVSIRRKFESVNLKEDLLLVNPSELEMREKVRVRVDVIVQDDERNIPKWIMVAPGEKSKHLHITSPWQDLMDMTKSPVADKITLPRHIPFLEKNETGYDSFMEDYQSADEECSWNNVTLADLYPGMVETLSKLMKKHTQKKAADSIIRHYKHRGWPPRRSKLNVTIERIRRFRTSKLKPMLPNANSNDHNLPVGNNLNESNQLLHNGKCQTQCVTNAESGVVSYPHVNTSEMEIDWPENLEDNSYIQRIDPNISESVFPNVTARTEETFLTEGPPQTAMSLHDSKGSPNGKLPEVLSLGCSSVTCTTAPCLVKESKNGKIDNTAFDGTSGFHLSTCNLNDDANTFRPLNRYSLVRTSNASIRNPEIKTFGGGISLQRSYSFSSLPVNQSPVKTRQKCEDEFEKLYQKLCPKELQKPLKIRKPPSNPKEKERLIKSYFCNSVKSHKNYDSAFDEVYQRLCSEGFPKLPTFLRASNLRKYEGIQMSETVNALINSPIRTLPSVTRIKRVADFHNEDLLSSPVKRLKNIPEDFFPRASNQSHRKNINPQTSGLDFSSVMDGIVPGIFDIPNCQSQASENFDSGFHTSSNHTYPVSPSTFVQESRTANVYASIPRTLQSNGSSRSAQKY, encoded by the exons GAACCTGCTAGGAAATCCTTTATAGACTCCTATGAAGAGATTCAAGTTGCTGACACGG ATACAGAACGTGAAGCTGATTTGGTTTCAATTAGAAGAAAATTTGAAAGTGTTAACCTCAAG GAGGACCTTCTACTTGTAAACCCTTCTGAGctggaaatgagagagaaagtCAGAGTTCGTGTGGATGTAATAGTACAAGATGATGAAAGAAATATCCCTAAATGGATTATG GTTGCACCTGGAGAAAAATCAAAGCATCTTCACATAACATCTCCATGGCAAGACTTGATGGATATGACTAAATCTCCAGTTG CAGATAAGATAACTCTACCCAGACATATACCTttcctggaaaaaaatgaaactggCTATGATAGCTTCATGGAAGATTATCAGTCTGCAGATGAAGAATGTTCCTGGAACAATGTCACACTTGCAGATTTGTATCCAGGAATGGTAGAGACACTTAGCAAGTTGATGAAAAAACACACTCAGAAAAAGGCAGCTGATTCCATAATCAGACACTACAAACACAGAGGATGGCCTCCTAGAAGATCAAAGCTTAATGTCACCATAGAAAGAATAAGAAGGTTCAGGACATCTAAATTGAAGCCTATGCTGCCTAACGCAAATAGTAATGATCATAACTTGCCTGTTGGAAATAATTTAAATGAGAGTAACCAACTTCTTCATAATGGCAAATGTCAGACACAGTGTGTGACTAATGCTGAATCTGGTGTGGTATCATACCCACATGTTAATACAAGTGAAATGGAAATAGATTGGCCTGAAAATTTAGAAGATAATTCATACATTCAAAGAATAGACCCAAACATCTCAGAGTCTGTTTTTCCAAATGTTACTGCTAGAACAGAAGAAACATTTCTAACTGAAGGTCCACCTCAGACCGCCATGTCATTGCATGACTCAAAAGGCAGCCCAAATGGGAAGCTGCCTGAAGTACTTTCTCTGGGATGCTCTTCTGTAACTTGCACAACAGCTCCTTGTCTAGTGAAAGAGAGCAAGAACGGCAAAATTGACAATACAGCTTTCGATGGTACATCAGGGTTCCATTTGTCCACTTGCAACTTGAATGATGATGCTAATACCTTTCGACCACTTAACAGATATTCTCTAGTAAGAACATCAAATGCATCAATCAGAAATCCTGAAATAAAAACTTTCGGGGGAGGTATTTCACTGCAGCGCAGTTATTCTTTTTCCTCACTTCCTGTGAATCAAAGTCCAGTCAAGACTCGCCAGAAATGTGAAGATGAATTTGAAAAACTTTACCAGAAGCTGTGCCCCAAAGAACTTCAGAAACCTCTTAAGATTAGAAAGCCTCCTTCAAACCCTAAAGAAAAAGAGAGACTAATCAAGTCCTACTTCTGCAATTCTGTAAAGTCTCATAAAAACTATGATAGTGCATTTGACGAGGTTTATCAGAGATTGTGTTCCGAAGGGTTTCCAAAACTGCCCACATTTCTGAGAGCTTCGAACTTAAGGAAATATGAAGGCATACAGATGTCAGAAACTGTAAATGCTTTAATTAACTCACCCATACGAACTTTACCTTCAGTTACCAGAATTAAAAGAGTAGCAGACTTCCATAATGAAGATCTTTTGTCTTCACCTGTAAAGAGACTGAAAAATATACCCGAAGATTTTTTTCCTAGAGCAAGTAATCAGTCtcatagaaaaaatattaatcCTCAGACATCTGGCCTGGATTTCTCAAGTGTAATGGATGGGATTGTTCCTGGCATATTTGATATCCCTAACTGTCAAAGTCAGGCATCTGAAAACTTT GATTCTGGGTTTCATACATCTTCAAATCACACTTATCCGGTTAGTCCAAGTACTTTTGTGCAAG aATCCAGGACTGCAAATGTCTATGCAAGTATACCTAGAACATTGCAAAGTAATGGCTCATCCAGAAGTGCACAAAAATATTAA